In the Deltaproteobacteria bacterium genome, CCCAGGTCTTGAACCAGTCGAGCTGTTGCGCCTGCTCGGCCCAGAACCCCTCCGGGTCCTTGTCCGCCCGCTCCCACACCGTCGGGTCGTTCAGGTTTCCGGACTGCTTGAACTCGTCGGGCGGCGGGAAGGTCCGCCCCTCTTCCAACAGGACTTCGATCGCGTCGTCTGCCATTGATCCCTCCTTGACGGACACCGGCCCGTCGACAAGCTTCGAGTCCGGCCGCCTCGGCGCGGCGAACTGCGCAATGGACGGTAACGTTGATGGTGAACGGATTCTAAAAGACGCCTACCGGCTTGACAACCGGAGAGACCCCGCCGCAGGGCCGTTAACCCCCGTGCAGCAAGACCACCGCCAGGGCGGCCATGGCTTTCCCGTCGCCGATGGAGCCGAGCCCTTCCATGGTGCCGGCCTTGACGTTGACGGCCTCCTCGGACACCCCCAGGAGACGGGCGAGACTGGTCCTCATGGCGGCGAAGTGCGGCGCAAGCCGGGGGCGCTGCGCGATGACGGTGACGTCGGCGTTGACGATGGCGAAGCCGGCCTCGCGCATGAGCCCGAGGACGTGACCGAGGAGACCGACGCTGGAGGCCCCAGCGAAAGCCGGGTCGGTGTCCGGGAAATGGGTGCCGATGTCGCCCTTGCCCATGGCCCCGAGGAGCGCGTTCATCAGGGCGTGAAG is a window encoding:
- the ispF gene encoding 2-C-methyl-D-erythritol 2,4-cyclodiphosphate synthase — protein: MSAGYRVGQGFDIHRLVPGRKLILGGVPISHETGLSGHSDADVLLHALMNALLGAMGKGDIGTHFPDTDPAFAGASSVGLLGHVLGLMREAGFAIVNADVTVIAQRPRLAPHFAAMRTSLARLLGVSEEAVNVKAGTMEGLGSIGDGKAMAALAVVLLHGG